A genomic segment from Comamonas terrigena NBRC 13299 encodes:
- the rpsQ gene encoding 30S ribosomal protein S17: MTEAKTSLKRTLIGKVVSDKRAKTVTVLVERSVKHPIYDKIVVKSSKYHAHDEQGQYKMGDTIEITESRPLSKTKNWVATRLVQKAALV; encoded by the coding sequence ATGACGGAAGCTAAAACATCCCTCAAGCGCACCTTGATTGGCAAGGTGGTCAGCGACAAGCGCGCCAAGACCGTGACGGTCCTGGTCGAACGCAGCGTGAAGCACCCGATCTATGACAAGATCGTGGTGAAGTCGAGCAAGTACCACGCTCACGACGAGCAAGGCCAGTACAAGATGGGTGACACCATCGAGATCACTGAAAGCCGCCCTCTGTCGAAGACCAAGAACTGGGTGGCTACCCGCTTGGTGCAAAAGGCTGCTCTGGTCTAA
- the flhB gene encoding flagellar type III secretion system protein FlhB, whose amino-acid sequence MADSAGDKSERASDHKLRKMREEGQVARSRDLATAVGLVVTLQVTALFMPDYLRKFHGLFQRGLDDASGTGTIDAMVGAVWADAGMLFAQMLLPLFITPLLVAVASLFPGGWLLSPKNLQPKFSRLSPKQNLSKFFKAKHYGDLLMSVLKAATVAGVVYAYCKANVRHFTALPSMTLDLAVREGIALFLSGVMSIVVIFVILALIDVPLQRFFFLRSQRMSKQEVKEEHKSNEGRPEVKNRIRQIQRQLARRSVRATVPKADAVIVNPEHFAVAVRYDTQRAEAPYVIAKGVDEMAFYIREIALQHQVEVVSIPALARAVYHTSQVNQQIPAVLYRSVAQVLHYVLQIKAFRQGQRPARPEMPHALDVPTELSDPSPAP is encoded by the coding sequence ATGGCAGACAGTGCAGGCGACAAGTCCGAACGGGCCTCCGACCACAAGCTGCGCAAAATGCGCGAAGAAGGCCAGGTGGCGCGCTCGCGCGACCTGGCCACGGCGGTGGGGCTGGTGGTCACGCTGCAGGTGACGGCGCTGTTCATGCCCGACTACCTGCGCAAATTCCACGGCCTGTTCCAGCGCGGCCTGGACGATGCCTCCGGTACCGGCACCATCGACGCCATGGTGGGGGCCGTCTGGGCCGATGCCGGGATGCTGTTCGCCCAGATGCTGCTGCCGCTGTTCATCACCCCGCTGCTGGTGGCCGTCGCGTCCCTGTTTCCTGGCGGCTGGCTGCTGTCGCCAAAGAACCTGCAGCCCAAGTTCAGCCGCTTGAGCCCGAAACAGAACCTGTCGAAGTTCTTCAAGGCCAAGCACTACGGCGACCTGCTGATGTCCGTGCTCAAGGCTGCGACCGTGGCCGGCGTGGTCTACGCCTACTGCAAGGCCAATGTGCGCCATTTCACCGCACTGCCTTCGATGACCCTGGACCTGGCGGTGCGGGAAGGCATTGCCCTGTTCCTGTCCGGCGTGATGTCCATCGTGGTCATCTTCGTCATCCTGGCGCTGATCGACGTTCCGCTGCAGCGCTTTTTCTTTCTGCGCAGCCAGCGCATGAGCAAGCAGGAAGTCAAGGAAGAGCACAAGAGCAACGAAGGCCGCCCGGAAGTGAAAAACCGCATCCGCCAGATCCAGCGGCAGCTGGCCCGGCGCAGCGTGCGTGCCACCGTCCCCAAGGCCGATGCCGTGATCGTCAACCCCGAACACTTTGCCGTGGCCGTGCGCTACGACACCCAGCGGGCCGAAGCGCCGTATGTGATCGCCAAGGGCGTGGACGAGATGGCCTTCTACATCCGCGAGATCGCGCTGCAGCACCAGGTCGAGGTCGTCAGCATCCCGGCACTGGCGCGCGCCGTCTACCACACCAGCCAAGTCAACCAGCAGATCCCGGCCGTGCTCTACCGCAGCGTGGCCCAGGTGCTGCATTACGTGCTGCAGATCAAGGCCTTCCGCCAGGGCCAGCGCCCTGCACGCCCGGAGATGCCGCACGCGCTGGACGTCCCTACCGAACTGTCTGATCCGTCTCCTGCACCATGA
- the rpmC gene encoding 50S ribosomal protein L29 has product MTKSAELRQKDVAGLETEVKSLQKAHFGLRMQKATQQLGNTATLKATRRDIARAKTILAEKQAAK; this is encoded by the coding sequence ATGACGAAATCTGCTGAACTCCGCCAAAAAGACGTGGCTGGTCTGGAAACTGAAGTGAAGTCCCTGCAAAAGGCTCATTTCGGTCTGCGCATGCAAAAGGCCACGCAACAACTGGGCAACACTGCGACCCTCAAGGCTACCCGCCGCGACATCGCTCGTGCCAAGACCATCCTTGCTGAAAAGCAAGCCGCCAAGTAA
- the fliP gene encoding flagellar type III secretion system pore protein FliP (The bacterial flagellar biogenesis protein FliP forms a type III secretion system (T3SS)-type pore required for flagellar assembly.): MEPHRHRAHRALVWWALAACLCAWLPVAQAANIPLMESQQAHGVTQLSVKTEVLVLMTLLGLLPMMALMMTTFTRFIIVLALLRSALGLQQGLPTRVLTGVALILTLLVMRPVGERLWTEAFEPYEKDQISLIDALRRAEKPMSDFLLAQTHEAALKQVSALAKEGPVATPQDHAFTVKVAAFVLSELKTAFMIGCVLFIPFLVIDLVVSSVLMAMGMMMLSPLVISLPFKILLFVLVDGWSLTVNTLVTSVQGL, from the coding sequence ATGGAACCGCACCGTCACAGGGCGCATCGCGCCCTTGTTTGGTGGGCGCTGGCAGCCTGCCTCTGCGCCTGGCTGCCCGTGGCGCAGGCCGCGAACATTCCCTTGATGGAAAGCCAGCAAGCCCATGGCGTGACCCAGCTCTCGGTCAAGACCGAGGTGCTGGTCCTGATGACGCTGCTGGGCCTGCTGCCCATGATGGCACTGATGATGACGACGTTCACGCGCTTCATCATCGTGCTGGCACTGCTGCGCTCCGCACTGGGTCTGCAGCAGGGCCTGCCGACCCGGGTGCTGACCGGCGTGGCGCTGATCCTGACCCTGCTGGTCATGCGCCCGGTGGGGGAGCGGCTGTGGACCGAGGCTTTCGAGCCGTACGAAAAAGACCAGATCAGCCTGATCGATGCACTGCGGCGCGCCGAAAAACCGATGTCGGACTTCCTGCTGGCACAGACCCATGAGGCAGCACTGAAACAGGTCAGCGCACTGGCCAAGGAAGGCCCGGTCGCCACGCCCCAGGACCATGCCTTCACCGTCAAGGTCGCGGCCTTCGTGCTGAGCGAGCTGAAAACCGCCTTCATGATCGGCTGCGTGCTCTTCATTCCGTTTCTGGTGATCGACCTGGTCGTCTCCTCGGTGCTGATGGCCATGGGCATGATGATGCTGTCTCCGCTGGTGATTTCGCTGCCCTTCAAGATCCTGCTTTTCGTGCTGGTGGACGGCTGGTCCCTGACGGTCAACACGCTGGTCACCAGCGTCCAGGGGCTGTAG
- a CDS encoding peroxiredoxin, translating into MIKVGDTLPACKLMEYVEVEGNGCSIGPNPVELPQALAGKTIALFAVPGAFTPTCSAKHLPGYIEQVEAFKAAGVDEIWCVAVNDAFVMGAWGRDQKAGGKVRMIADGDAAFAKAIGLTLDLNGKGLGLRSNRYSMLVKDGKVVSLNVEGPGKFEVSDAATLLGQAKAA; encoded by the coding sequence ATGATCAAGGTTGGAGACACACTGCCCGCATGCAAGCTGATGGAATATGTGGAAGTGGAGGGCAATGGCTGCAGCATCGGCCCCAATCCGGTGGAACTGCCCCAGGCCCTGGCTGGCAAGACGATTGCCCTGTTCGCCGTGCCCGGCGCGTTCACACCCACCTGCTCGGCCAAGCACCTGCCCGGCTACATCGAGCAAGTGGAGGCCTTCAAGGCCGCCGGCGTGGATGAAATCTGGTGCGTGGCTGTCAACGACGCCTTTGTGATGGGTGCCTGGGGCCGCGACCAGAAGGCCGGCGGCAAGGTGCGCATGATCGCCGACGGCGATGCTGCGTTCGCCAAGGCCATCGGCCTGACGCTGGACCTGAACGGCAAGGGCCTGGGTCTGCGCAGCAACCGTTACTCCATGCTGGTCAAGGACGGCAAGGTGGTGAGCCTGAACGTGGAAGGCCCTGGCAAGTTCGAAGTCAGCGACGCAGCGACCCTGCTGGGCCAGGCCAAGGCCGCCTGA
- the rplP gene encoding 50S ribosomal protein L16, whose amino-acid sequence MLQPARRKFRKEQKGRNTGIATRGNSVAFGDFGLKSTDRGRLTARQIEAARRAISRHVKRGGRIWIRVFPDKPISTKPAEVRMGNGKGNPEYYVAEIQPGKVIYEIVGVPEELAREAFRLAAAKLPLRTTFVSRQIGA is encoded by the coding sequence ATGCTGCAACCTGCACGCCGCAAGTTCCGTAAGGAACAAAAGGGCCGCAACACCGGTATCGCTACCCGTGGCAACTCCGTTGCCTTCGGCGATTTCGGTCTGAAGTCCACGGACCGTGGCCGTCTGACGGCCCGCCAGATCGAAGCCGCACGTCGTGCGATTTCCCGTCACGTGAAGCGTGGCGGCCGTATCTGGATCCGCGTGTTCCCGGACAAGCCAATCTCTACCAAGCCCGCAGAAGTGCGTATGGGTAACGGTAAGGGCAACCCCGAGTACTACGTGGCCGAAATCCAGCCCGGCAAGGTGATCTACGAAATCGTAGGTGTGCCCGAAGAGCTGGCCCGTGAAGCGTTCCGCCTGGCTGCTGCCAAGCTGCCGCTGCGCACGACCTTCGTGTCCCGTCAAATTGGTGCTTAA
- the fliQ gene encoding flagellar biosynthesis protein FliQ — MTPDIAVDLLLQAIQLVLVIVAVLVVPGLIVGLLVSLFQAATQINEQTLSFLPRLMVTLLALAVSARWLVTQLMDFCVRFFQYASTLLG, encoded by the coding sequence ATGACGCCCGATATCGCGGTCGACCTGCTGCTGCAGGCCATCCAGCTGGTGCTCGTGATCGTGGCCGTGCTGGTGGTTCCGGGCCTGATCGTGGGCCTGCTGGTCAGCCTGTTCCAGGCCGCCACGCAAATCAACGAGCAGACGCTGAGTTTTCTGCCCCGCCTGATGGTCACGCTGCTGGCCCTGGCAGTGAGCGCGCGCTGGCTGGTCACCCAGCTGATGGATTTCTGCGTGCGCTTCTTCCAGTACGCCAGCACGCTGCTGGGCTGA
- a CDS encoding flagellar hook-basal body complex protein FliE, whose protein sequence is MNIEPSSLLLQTRGAFAQFVPPQLDQAPVMPAAGQQAAGSGFLHLMENAVLSVDAQGRAASDRMAAVDAGKSDDLVGAMLSSQEASLSFSMLMQVRNKVMGAMDEVVKLQV, encoded by the coding sequence ATGAACATCGAACCCTCAAGCCTTTTGCTGCAGACCCGGGGCGCTTTTGCGCAGTTCGTGCCGCCCCAGCTGGACCAGGCGCCCGTCATGCCCGCAGCCGGCCAGCAGGCCGCAGGCAGCGGCTTTCTGCACCTGATGGAAAACGCCGTGCTGTCCGTGGATGCCCAGGGGCGTGCCGCTTCGGACCGGATGGCCGCGGTCGATGCGGGCAAAAGTGATGACCTGGTCGGGGCCATGCTGTCCAGCCAGGAAGCCAGTCTGTCGTTCTCCATGTTGATGCAGGTGCGCAACAAGGTGATGGGAGCGATGGACGAGGTCGTGAAGCTCCAGGTTTGA
- a CDS encoding FliM/FliN family flagellar motor switch protein yields MKTMELDNNMDLQDLLAGNAEAAPEAPALAPALPEPERLSPFLHRIPVTLTLEAGSARITLQELADLGPDSVVPLDTIVGEPLTIKVNGAAIGKGEVVVCGESYGLKVLELHAELPALGL; encoded by the coding sequence ATAAAGACTATGGAACTCGACAACAACATGGACCTGCAAGACCTGCTGGCGGGCAACGCGGAAGCGGCCCCCGAAGCGCCCGCCCTGGCCCCGGCCCTCCCGGAACCCGAGCGCCTGTCGCCCTTTCTGCACCGCATTCCCGTGACCCTGACGCTGGAAGCCGGCTCCGCCCGTATCACCTTGCAGGAACTGGCCGATCTGGGGCCGGACAGCGTGGTGCCGCTGGACACCATCGTGGGCGAGCCGCTGACCATCAAGGTCAACGGTGCCGCCATCGGCAAGGGCGAGGTGGTGGTCTGCGGTGAATCCTACGGCCTCAAGGTGCTGGAGCTGCATGCCGAGCTGCCCGCCCTGGGCCTCTGA
- the rpsC gene encoding 30S ribosomal protein S3 codes for MGQKIHPTGFRLAVSRNWASRWYASNRDFAGMLAEDIKVREYLKAKLKNAAVSRVLIERPAKNARITIFSARPGVVIGKKGEDIENLKKELATRLGVPVAVNIEEVRKPEIDAKLIADSITQQLEKRIMFRRAMKRAMQSAMRLGAQGIKIMSSGRLNGIEIARTEWYREGRVPLHTLRADIDYGFSEAKTTYGIIGVKVWVYKGDTLGRNDLPAVETPRPDDERRPRGPRRDGRRDGGRDGAGRGARRPAGGNAAPADGSDKAAAAGADSVKRVRKADAPATAADGKGE; via the coding sequence ATGGGACAGAAAATCCATCCTACCGGCTTCCGTCTGGCGGTGAGCCGCAACTGGGCAAGCCGTTGGTACGCAAGCAACCGTGATTTCGCCGGCATGCTGGCCGAAGACATCAAGGTTCGTGAGTACCTGAAGGCCAAGCTGAAGAACGCCGCTGTGTCGCGCGTCCTGATCGAGCGTCCTGCCAAGAACGCCCGCATCACCATTTTCTCGGCTCGTCCGGGCGTGGTGATCGGCAAGAAGGGTGAAGACATCGAGAACCTGAAGAAGGAACTCGCTACTCGCCTGGGCGTGCCTGTTGCTGTGAACATCGAAGAAGTGCGCAAGCCCGAAATCGATGCCAAGCTGATCGCTGACTCGATCACCCAGCAGCTGGAAAAGCGCATCATGTTCCGTCGCGCCATGAAGCGCGCCATGCAAAGCGCCATGCGTCTGGGTGCCCAAGGCATCAAGATCATGTCGTCGGGTCGTCTGAACGGCATCGAAATCGCACGTACCGAGTGGTACCGCGAAGGTCGCGTGCCTCTTCACACCCTGCGTGCGGACATCGACTATGGCTTCTCTGAAGCCAAGACCACCTACGGCATCATCGGCGTGAAGGTCTGGGTCTACAAGGGTGACACCTTGGGCCGCAACGATCTGCCCGCCGTGGAAACGCCCCGTCCTGACGACGAGCGTCGTCCTCGCGGTCCTCGCCGCGATGGTCGCCGTGACGGCGGTCGTGACGGTGCAGGCCGCGGTGCTCGCCGCCCTGCCGGCGGTAACGCGGCTCCTGCTGACGGTAGCGACAAGGCTGCCGCCGCTGGCGCTGACTCCGTTAAGCGCGTTCGTAAGGCTGACGCGCCCGCTACAGCAGCGGACGGTAAAGGAGAATAA
- a CDS encoding FliM/FliN family flagellar motor C-terminal domain-containing protein, whose product MQNIKTLNPVLLGRPVQAFDQLAADLAQHVQAQLHGTGHRPIAIQIAHAHFTPLPGVAPQALQIELQRATVLAHMAARYGFTADGQADAPDTPPSSTERRIGQALQDAVLRAVAALCAQAGAALDSPPSTSASAWQWQARIQVGDSDWQPLHITLDADASRTLEHYALQLRRTQRTAPPGAAKPAAPLQVELTARLLEKTVSTADIQALRRGSVLPIALGRTTVLLNGEALLTASVAEHHGKLHLTAFETLE is encoded by the coding sequence GTGCAGAACATCAAAACCCTGAACCCCGTCTTGCTGGGGCGCCCGGTGCAAGCCTTCGATCAGTTGGCGGCCGATCTGGCACAGCATGTACAGGCACAGCTGCATGGCACCGGCCACCGTCCGATTGCCATCCAGATCGCGCACGCCCACTTCACGCCGCTGCCAGGTGTCGCACCCCAGGCGTTACAAATTGAGTTGCAGCGCGCCACCGTGCTCGCCCATATGGCGGCCCGCTATGGCTTCACTGCCGACGGTCAGGCGGATGCCCCCGACACCCCTCCCAGCAGCACCGAGCGGCGCATTGGCCAGGCCCTGCAGGACGCGGTGCTGCGCGCCGTTGCCGCGCTGTGCGCCCAGGCCGGTGCGGCGCTGGACAGCCCCCCTTCCACGTCGGCGAGCGCCTGGCAATGGCAGGCACGCATCCAGGTGGGGGACAGCGACTGGCAGCCGCTGCATATCACGCTGGATGCCGATGCCAGCCGCACGCTGGAGCATTACGCGCTGCAGCTGCGCCGCACCCAGCGCACCGCCCCGCCGGGCGCGGCCAAACCGGCGGCCCCGCTGCAGGTGGAGCTGACCGCACGCCTGCTGGAAAAAACCGTGTCCACCGCCGACATCCAGGCGCTGCGACGGGGCAGCGTGCTACCGATTGCCCTGGGGCGCACCACGGTGCTGCTCAACGGCGAAGCCCTGCTCACCGCATCGGTGGCCGAACACCACGGCAAGCTGCACCTGACTGCCTTTGAGACCTTGGAATAA
- a CDS encoding flagellar biosynthetic protein FliR, with translation MEQGLYPFLLHWLQILWWPFARIMALLAFAPIFGDPTVPVRVRVTIALTLAVVALPSVSSAVISVNAFSLTAVALTLEQIAIGAVLGLGLQFATTALSIFGFLSASQTSLAMAMLNDPVNGSSSDALSVLALLLGMLLFFVLDIHLLVAGIVSASFDAWPVGQSLNRLQLQTVAYNMGWVFAAAFLLATPIIFAAMLVQLGFGFMARISPSLNIFALGFSVVTLFGLAMLAFMLRHIPAHYLQMTRRALDMLTLMMKA, from the coding sequence ATGGAGCAAGGCCTCTACCCCTTTTTGCTGCACTGGCTGCAGATCCTGTGGTGGCCGTTTGCCCGCATCATGGCCCTGCTGGCGTTTGCCCCCATCTTCGGCGACCCCACCGTCCCGGTGCGGGTGCGGGTCACGATCGCGCTGACCCTGGCCGTGGTGGCCCTGCCCTCGGTCAGCAGTGCCGTCATTTCCGTGAATGCGTTTTCGCTGACGGCCGTGGCCCTGACGCTGGAGCAGATCGCCATTGGCGCCGTGCTGGGCCTGGGCCTGCAGTTCGCCACGACCGCACTGAGCATCTTCGGGTTTCTGAGCGCCTCCCAGACCAGCCTGGCCATGGCCATGCTCAACGACCCGGTGAACGGCAGCTCCTCCGATGCGCTGTCGGTGCTGGCCCTGCTGCTGGGCATGCTGCTGTTCTTTGTGCTGGACATCCACCTGCTGGTGGCCGGCATCGTCTCGGCCAGCTTCGATGCCTGGCCGGTGGGCCAGAGCCTGAACCGGCTGCAGTTGCAGACCGTGGCCTACAACATGGGCTGGGTGTTTGCCGCCGCCTTTCTGCTGGCCACGCCCATCATCTTTGCCGCCATGCTGGTGCAGCTGGGCTTTGGCTTCATGGCCCGCATCTCCCCCAGCCTGAACATCTTTGCGCTGGGCTTTTCCGTCGTCACGCTGTTCGGCCTGGCCATGCTCGCCTTCATGCTGCGCCACATCCCGGCCCACTACCTGCAGATGACCCGGCGCGCGCTGGACATGCTGACCCTGATGATGAAAGCCTGA
- a CDS encoding flagellar biosynthesis protein FlhA produces the protein MKHYVTELRQALSRHQWAVPVFLLALLAMVMLPLPPLALDIFFTFNIVLSLVVVLVAVGVKRPLDFAVFPTIILVTTLMRLGLNVASTRVVLLHGQNGPDAAGHVIESFGNVVIGGNFVVGLVVFIILMIINFVVVTKGAERISEVSARFTLDALPGKQMAIDADLNAGLINQQQAQTRRKEVATEADFYGAMDGASKFVRGDAIASILILIINLIGGVAIGSLMHDLPLGESFRLYALLTIGDGLVAQIPALLLSAASAVIVTRISDADAGEFSDQVRQQLLAKPAVLYSAAGVMLVLGLIPGMPWMPFLAFAAVLVLGGWAMAKQPGGVQPAPDNLGLLQSVTAAAVQDFGWQSLPITEQLSVRVGYRLVSQLDPGQGAPLATRLKGVRQSVSEAMGFVLPPVHVRDDLTLPPNQYTILINDSIVAKAEVHADKLMAIPSPHVYGQLDGIPGIEPAYQLPVTWIDPKDKAHALGMGYQVADCVSIVATHVTRVVRQHLDELIRHDDVHALHERLNALSPKLAAALEKACPAQLQHAVFKQLLREGVALKDIVQIATALLDSIDTTKDPILLTAEVRCALRRQLVSTAPEIKAFTLGTELEQLLLGALSSARHTNKKVPLDNYPVDPSLLGQLQEHMAHARDLMKQQATAPILLVTPQLRPLLARYARLFAQGLQVLSFNEVPEGKELKVLGTVG, from the coding sequence ATGAAGCACTACGTCACCGAACTGCGCCAGGCTCTGTCCCGCCACCAATGGGCTGTGCCTGTGTTTTTGCTGGCGCTGCTGGCCATGGTCATGCTGCCGCTGCCTCCGCTGGCGCTGGACATCTTCTTCACCTTCAACATCGTGCTGTCGCTGGTGGTGGTGCTGGTGGCCGTGGGCGTCAAGCGGCCGCTGGACTTTGCCGTCTTCCCCACCATCATCCTGGTCACCACCCTGATGCGCCTGGGCCTGAACGTGGCATCGACCCGCGTGGTGCTGCTGCACGGCCAGAACGGACCCGATGCCGCCGGCCATGTGATCGAGTCCTTCGGCAACGTGGTGATCGGCGGCAATTTCGTCGTCGGCCTGGTGGTGTTCATCATCCTGATGATCATCAACTTCGTGGTGGTGACCAAAGGCGCGGAGCGGATCTCGGAAGTCTCGGCCCGCTTCACGCTGGATGCGCTGCCCGGCAAGCAGATGGCCATCGACGCCGACCTGAACGCCGGTCTGATCAACCAGCAGCAGGCCCAGACGCGGCGCAAGGAAGTCGCCACCGAAGCCGACTTCTACGGCGCCATGGACGGTGCCTCCAAGTTTGTGCGGGGCGATGCGATTGCCTCCATCCTGATCCTGATCATCAACCTGATCGGCGGCGTGGCCATCGGCTCGCTGATGCACGATCTGCCGCTGGGCGAGTCATTCCGCCTGTATGCGCTGCTGACCATCGGTGACGGCCTGGTCGCCCAGATCCCGGCGCTGCTGCTGTCGGCCGCATCGGCGGTGATCGTCACCCGCATCAGCGATGCGGATGCCGGCGAGTTCTCGGACCAGGTGCGCCAGCAGCTGCTGGCCAAGCCGGCCGTGCTGTACAGCGCCGCCGGCGTGATGCTGGTGCTGGGCCTGATCCCCGGCATGCCCTGGATGCCTTTCCTGGCGTTTGCCGCGGTGCTGGTGCTGGGTGGCTGGGCCATGGCCAAGCAGCCCGGGGGCGTGCAGCCGGCGCCCGACAACCTGGGTCTGCTGCAGAGCGTGACCGCGGCGGCCGTGCAGGATTTTGGCTGGCAGAGCCTGCCCATCACCGAGCAGCTGTCGGTGCGCGTGGGCTACCGCCTGGTCAGCCAGCTCGACCCCGGGCAGGGCGCACCGCTGGCCACACGGCTCAAGGGCGTGCGCCAGAGCGTCAGCGAGGCAATGGGCTTTGTCCTGCCCCCGGTCCATGTGCGCGACGACCTGACCCTGCCTCCCAACCAGTACACCATCCTGATCAACGACAGCATCGTCGCCAAGGCCGAGGTGCACGCCGACAAGCTGATGGCCATTCCCTCGCCCCATGTGTACGGCCAGCTCGACGGCATTCCCGGCATCGAACCGGCCTACCAGCTGCCGGTGACCTGGATCGACCCCAAGGACAAGGCCCATGCCCTGGGCATGGGCTACCAGGTGGCGGACTGCGTCAGCATTGTCGCCACCCATGTGACGCGCGTGGTGCGCCAGCACCTGGACGAGCTGATCCGCCACGACGATGTGCATGCCTTGCACGAACGGCTCAATGCCCTGTCGCCCAAGCTGGCCGCCGCGCTGGAAAAGGCCTGTCCGGCCCAATTGCAGCACGCCGTGTTCAAGCAGCTGCTGCGTGAAGGGGTGGCCCTGAAGGACATTGTGCAGATCGCCACCGCGCTGCTGGACAGCATCGACACCACCAAGGACCCCATCCTGCTGACCGCCGAAGTGCGCTGCGCACTGCGCCGCCAGCTCGTCAGCACGGCCCCCGAGATCAAGGCCTTCACCCTGGGCACGGAGCTGGAGCAGCTGCTGCTGGGCGCCCTCAGCAGCGCCCGCCACACCAACAAGAAAGTACCGCTGGACAATTACCCGGTGGATCCCAGCCTGCTCGGCCAGCTGCAGGAGCACATGGCACATGCGCGTGACCTGATGAAGCAGCAGGCCACCGCGCCCATCCTGCTGGTCACGCCCCAGCTGCGCCCGCTGCTGGCCCGCTATGCGCGCCTGTTTGCCCAGGGCCTGCAGGTGCTGTCCTTCAACGAAGTGCCCGAAGGCAAGGAACTGAAAGTCCTGGGCACCGTGGGATAA